The following DNA comes from Besnoitia besnoiti strain Bb-Ger1 chromosome Unknown contig00222, whole genome shotgun sequence.
agatgactccggttatgagatacagacaaccaagttctttatgattgcagtacaccaccaccccactggactgcttaagacagctaaaagtgttggatttcaatatcacggtaatcatgtttgcttggaagctgtagtcattataactattgatttagtataagcatagaaccaatccggtagtaagatatacgatagtagctaatctaccatataagatataagtcgcttgtggaatagcactaccaataataatcaagaaatcatactgtatacccaaataattacaggtatcactttagcgttccgatatacttctgaagcatcttgtgcatttgctagtgttcaacatctagttagagaggtagcagcaggatgggaatttaggatgttgcatgcaacaactgcttctttcgtcttcttgtgtatcttaatacacatgtctcgaggtatgtataactccagctatagttatttaactactgcttggatgtctggtttagttttatatctacttactatagccactgctttcctcggttatgtactaccatggggacagatgagtttctggggtgctacagtcattactaatctcctttctccaataccatatttagtaccttggttactcggtggatactatgtatctgatgtaacattaaaacgattctttgtattgcactttatattaccttttgtaggttgcattctaattgtattacacatcttctatttacatttaaatggttctagtaaccctgcaggtattgattccgcacttaaagtagccttctatcctcatatgttaatgaccgatgctaaatgtctatcctatctaattggtttaattttcttacaaacggcttttggtttgattgaattatcgcacccagataactccataccagtgaaccggtttgtaactccgcttcatatcgtacctgaatggtactttttagcatattatgcggtgttaaaagtaatcccatccaaaccggtggtttgttagtatttatgttatcaatgtcaatgaaatatcaacaacgatgaaacttatttggttaacataacaacatagaaggtaaagctggattacgttcaaactttactggatacgtttcaatgttaacttactaaatacatgggagcgaagagaatctaatatgtaactccgttcatggaaatcaaaagagctttcacgctatctctagtgcctgtcgagtcgctcaaggaagatttgatcctgtatatgatttaagggatgtaaaggtgctcagggtctaaccgtcgggccatctggatcctcatattcaaagataattctatttaagaaagttttagaaaaacgacatgtgaagagtcggaccaactttcacgcacgacgataattacccgacaaggatttacctacctttggaccgtcataatacagccgccgtttacattttactgcaccgggcagggattatatactatacctctacagtggtattagcagtatctagtgttgatgtacaacagacgctctccttgttccactacctaaccataatctattgttccagatattaaggaatgtacgcttcatataactacacaacgttatgccaagaaggataccagattaccctgattatctttgttatattaatacatggtgttcaattggttctatatccacaatagttatcatcttaactatgctctgcattaagtatagtggtatccagcgtatatttgaaaaaccaacatttgtatacaagctgtacgaatatcatgacattcactttggtagtcgccttcttaatgttagtctgtacggaatacttaggactatctctttatattaatgataatgcatttggtaatggacttttcatcttaactggtatacattttagccatgttattgttggagctatccttgtattcttcactcaaagtatctatagttctttagttacttacatgcctacaagctaatgctaagcaaatctaaaggtatgttatgcaagatctttacagaaccattcactattttatatctacactttgtagaaaccatgtggatattaatccacattacattctatctctaaatcatataacggtcgtaaggtacgccggggataacaggtcagataatattgggagttctaatcctcggattgtatcagcacctccatgtcggctcattactcccttgttattgaacaagattcagttaggaacgctagttcaccgtcagatgtaatacgtgagctgggttaagaacgtctggagacagttttgttccctatctaccatattatctaattggtttaattttcttacaaacggcttttggtttgattgaattatcgcacccagataactccataccagtgaaccggtttgtaactccgcttcatatcgtacctgaatggtactttttagcatattatgcggtgttaaaagtaatcccatccaaaaccggtggtttgttagtatttatgttatcaacatgtcaatgaaatatcaacaacgatgaaacttatttggtttaacataacaacatagaaggtaaagctggattacgttcaaactttacactggatacgtttcaatgttaacttactaaataccatgggagcgaagagaatctaatatgtaactccgttcatggaaatcaaaagagctttcactgattgtatttatgaaacgtgattagttcacctagccaacacgatccggttgtttgggaataatatccctatttaagggattgatatgtgctacaataacacagtcggtacgaagtcgaaacaaggtagttgatggtgaaccagtggctgaacaaacctttttattgattatgctgactttagtcccgagaaactacagttctgcttaaactgaggagtcaagtaggtacaaaccgtacaaggattaattatgtccatctgtgcatctaagttgagacta
Coding sequences within:
- a CDS encoding putative apocytochrome b (encoded by transcript BESB_042540) — encoded protein: MLCIKYSGIQRIFEKPTFVYKLYEYHDIHFGSRLLNVSLFVPYLPYYLIGLIFLQTAFGLIELSHPDNSIPVNRFVTPLHIVPEWYFLAYYAVLKVIPSKTGGLLVFMLSTCQ